In one window of Paraflavitalea soli DNA:
- the nhaA gene encoding Na+/H+ antiporter NhaA, translated as MAIKINVHLFKRFVSAGSIGGIILLCAVLLSLLVANSPWAGWFSQLINKELGINTAYIHLKFSILHWINDGLMALFFLYVGLEIKRAFVEGELSTFKRASLPVFAAIGGAITPALIFYIINATTDTEHGWGIPMATDIAFAIGVLSLLGDKVPPSLKIFLAALAIADDLIAVLVIAVFYSINLQLNFLSYAAGCFLVMIICNRLGVKKLALYLIPGAFMWYFIHHSGVHATIAGVLTAIAIPTNKVAQESPLERLEHLLSKPVNFAIMPLFAIVNTNISIEPGMLDGLIDKPGLGIITGLLLGKPLGITLTAWIIVKLGWGELPRGAGWGHMLGLGLLGGIGFTMSIFIALLSFDDPLISTGSKFSILIASTIAGILGLLVLNSVGRQTRLIKIPR; from the coding sequence ATGGCTATAAAGATCAATGTTCATTTATTTAAGCGCTTCGTAAGTGCGGGTTCTATTGGAGGCATCATCCTTTTATGCGCCGTGCTCCTGTCACTCCTGGTAGCCAATTCTCCCTGGGCGGGCTGGTTTTCACAATTGATCAATAAGGAACTTGGGATCAATACGGCCTATATTCACCTGAAGTTTTCCATCCTGCATTGGATCAATGACGGATTGATGGCCTTGTTTTTCCTCTATGTAGGATTGGAGATCAAAAGAGCCTTTGTGGAGGGCGAATTATCCACCTTCAAGCGGGCCTCCCTGCCGGTCTTTGCAGCGATTGGGGGTGCAATAACACCGGCACTCATTTTCTATATCATCAACGCAACAACAGATACGGAGCATGGTTGGGGCATTCCAATGGCCACAGATATAGCCTTCGCAATAGGCGTGCTATCCCTATTGGGTGATAAGGTGCCCCCCTCCCTTAAGATCTTCCTGGCAGCACTGGCTATAGCCGACGACCTGATTGCCGTTTTGGTCATCGCTGTTTTCTATTCGATAAACCTCCAATTGAACTTCCTCTCGTATGCAGCAGGATGTTTTTTAGTAATGATAATATGTAACAGGCTGGGCGTAAAGAAGCTCGCGCTCTATCTGATTCCCGGCGCCTTCATGTGGTATTTCATTCATCATTCTGGTGTTCATGCTACTATTGCCGGGGTATTAACCGCTATTGCCATCCCTACCAATAAGGTGGCACAGGAATCGCCCCTGGAGCGCTTAGAACACTTATTGTCAAAACCCGTCAACTTCGCCATCATGCCCCTCTTTGCTATTGTCAATACCAATATAAGCATTGAGCCTGGCATGTTGGATGGCTTGATTGATAAACCCGGCCTGGGCATAATAACCGGCTTATTGCTGGGCAAGCCACTGGGCATTACACTTACGGCCTGGATCATCGTAAAGCTGGGATGGGGAGAACTGCCGCGGGGCGCCGGATGGGGACATATGCTTGGCCTTGGCTTGCTGGGAGGTATCGGGTTCACCATGTCAATATTTATTGCCCTCTTATCATTCGATGACCCCTTAATAAGTACCGGTTCAAAATTCTCCATACTGATAGCCTCCACAATAGCGGGTATATTGGGTTTATTGGTGCTCAACTCCGTTGGCCGTCAAACAAGGCTGATAAAGATACCCCGTTAG
- a CDS encoding FEKKY domain-containing protein, whose protein sequence is MRKTYLIIALILGAVLTALLIVKKNYDQSPEYNYLTAKLDIRKGNCRLVRVGTHTISPQEQAIEGVASKYGFKNVYIEKVSARERKGIDHYNETIEIYLSFRNGPDWKANYQHEVDSILKITVTLQPFIHINRNNGYKDQCSFI, encoded by the coding sequence ATGCGTAAAACATACCTGATCATTGCCCTTATCCTGGGTGCAGTCCTTACTGCTCTTCTCATAGTAAAGAAAAACTATGATCAATCTCCGGAGTACAATTATCTTACGGCAAAGCTTGACATCAGGAAGGGGAATTGCCGCCTTGTAAGAGTAGGCACTCATACAATTTCACCACAGGAGCAGGCAATCGAAGGCGTGGCTTCGAAATATGGATTTAAAAATGTTTATATCGAAAAGGTAAGCGCCAGGGAACGCAAGGGCATAGACCATTACAATGAAACAATAGAAATATACTTATCCTTTCGCAATGGACCTGATTGGAAAGCCAATTATCAACACGAGGTTGACTCAATATTGAAGATAACAGTTACTTTGCAGCCTTTTATCCATATCAACAGGAACAATGGCTATAAAGATCAATGTTCATTTATTTAA